One window from the genome of Dehalococcoidia bacterium encodes:
- a CDS encoding LemA family protein, with protein MLAVGIVIGLVVLIGLFLIVMYNGLVRLRNQVKNAWAQIDVQLKRRHDLIPNLVETVKGYASHERGTFEAVTNARNMAQAAVGKGVAAQAKAEGELSGVLSRLLAVAEAYPDLKANQNFLALQEELTSTENKIAFSRQFYNDSVLGFNNKIQMFPSNIIAGTFGFKQGEFFQTESPAEREVPKVSFS; from the coding sequence ATGCTTGCAGTCGGTATCGTCATCGGTCTTGTAGTGCTTATCGGTCTCTTCTTGATCGTCATGTATAACGGTCTGGTGAGGTTGCGCAACCAGGTGAAAAATGCCTGGGCGCAAATCGATGTCCAACTCAAGCGACGGCACGACCTCATTCCCAATCTGGTGGAAACCGTCAAGGGTTATGCGTCCCACGAACGGGGAACATTTGAAGCGGTGACCAACGCGCGCAATATGGCACAGGCTGCTGTTGGCAAAGGGGTCGCGGCCCAAGCCAAGGCCGAAGGGGAATTGAGCGGTGTTCTATCCCGACTGCTGGCCGTCGCTGAGGCCTACCCCGACCTGAAAGCCAACCAGAATTTCCTTGCCCTCCAAGAAGAATTGACCTCTACAGAAAACAAGATTGCCTTCTCCCGCCAGTTTTACAACGATTCTGTGCTGGGCTTCAATAACAAAATCCAGATGTTTCCCTCCAACATCATTGCCGGCACGTTTGGTTTCAAGCAAGGAGAATTCTTCCAAACTGAGTCTCCGGCCGAGAGGGAAGTGCCAAAGGTAAGCTTCAGTTAG
- a CDS encoding zf-TFIIB domain-containing protein translates to MRCPACKNLMIVVEHNRIELDYCVECAGVWFDAGELEVLIETMQLEQSSLSLDSILSTPETKSTEKKRQCPICAKKMKKATLGHAPEVLIDVCPRGDGLWFDKGEVGQLITQLPDNPSTKPQSQERVINFLGEVFNHGMDPNP, encoded by the coding sequence ATGAGATGCCCCGCGTGCAAAAATTTGATGATCGTGGTTGAGCACAATCGTATCGAGCTTGACTATTGTGTGGAGTGCGCCGGGGTCTGGTTCGACGCAGGGGAACTGGAGGTCTTGATCGAGACCATGCAGTTGGAACAGTCGAGTCTATCACTGGACAGCATTCTGAGTACCCCTGAGACAAAGTCGACGGAGAAAAAACGGCAGTGCCCGATCTGCGCCAAGAAAATGAAAAAGGCAACGCTGGGGCATGCACCGGAGGTGCTCATTGATGTCTGCCCACGGGGAGACGGGTTATGGTTTGATAAAGGAGAGGTGGGCCAGCTCATCACACAGCTACCCGATAACCCATCGACCAAACCCCAGTCCCAAGAACGAGTGATCAACTTCCTGGGAGAGGTATTCAATCACGGGATGGACCCCAATCCATAA
- a CDS encoding zinc metalloprotease HtpX, which produces MFWLRIRMYLLVVLLFAILYGVFIGIGTALGAGGMGFYIGLAFFMTLLQYMIGPALVAWSMKVKWVSESEAPELHRMVAELAQQANLPKPKVGISEINLPNAFAFGRTQKDGRICVTRGILNLLNKDELRAVLGHEMSHIKHRDMAVMTILSVVPMILYWIAWNFLFRGMFGDRRNGGYTLVIGLGALVMYFVSNLLVLYGSRIREYYADEGSVQLGNRPHHLATALYKLAYGNAKFKGKQELKQAEGVKAFFVNDPSRAWNEVNELAQIDFDKNGTIDPSELMTLRSMKVKISTGDKIMEAMSTHPNMLKRVQHLSTLA; this is translated from the coding sequence ATGTTCTGGCTGAGAATTAGAATGTATCTGCTGGTGGTGCTGCTGTTTGCCATCCTTTACGGCGTGTTCATCGGTATCGGCACGGCGCTCGGAGCGGGTGGAATGGGATTCTATATCGGGCTGGCGTTTTTCATGACGCTGCTCCAATACATGATTGGCCCTGCTTTAGTAGCATGGTCGATGAAAGTGAAGTGGGTATCGGAGAGCGAGGCCCCCGAATTGCATCGCATGGTGGCCGAACTGGCGCAGCAGGCCAATCTCCCCAAGCCGAAAGTGGGCATCTCCGAAATAAATCTTCCCAATGCCTTTGCCTTCGGCAGAACGCAAAAAGATGGCCGGATATGCGTGACGAGAGGAATTCTGAATCTCCTGAACAAGGATGAACTCCGGGCTGTTCTGGGACACGAGATGTCCCATATAAAGCACCGTGATATGGCGGTGATGACCATTCTGTCCGTCGTTCCGATGATCCTCTACTGGATTGCCTGGAACTTCTTGTTCCGCGGAATGTTTGGCGACCGCAGAAACGGAGGCTATACGCTGGTGATTGGCCTTGGCGCTCTGGTGATGTACTTTGTGAGCAATCTCCTTGTCCTCTATGGCTCTCGTATCCGGGAATACTATGCCGACGAGGGAAGTGTTCAGCTGGGAAACAGACCCCATCATCTGGCAACTGCCCTCTATAAGCTGGCTTACGGAAACGCCAAATTCAAAGGCAAACAGGAACTTAAACAGGCTGAAGGCGTCAAGGCATTTTTTGTAAACGATCCTTCAAGAGCCTGGAATGAGGTCAATGAGCTGGCGCAGATCGACTTTGATAAGAACGGCACCATCGATCCAAGCGAGCTGATGACCCTCCGATCCATGAAGGTGAAGATCAGCACTGGCGATAAGATTATGGAAGCGATGAGCACCCATCCCAACATGCTCAAACGAGTCCAGCACCTTTCAACCCTTGCTTAG
- a CDS encoding tyrosine-type recombinase/integrase, whose product MIDSPNILYRDDINEAIIPSVGAKRQSNVEDITMLIEQWKTAKLSEGVLPETIRKYEPVLRWFIDYLQANNKTKPTRQDVEGFLSSLRQRQPSLSDYRIRNYWVSLSSFYTWAESAGLLKSNPMNGVKAPKLPKNAIEIYTSEEIERLLKACANARDRMLITMYLNTGARATELLEANIDERCLAHHAIKLQGKGNKERIIPFNGECTMALTNYFAHGPHEPIGYQGCLHMLYRTFDAAGVRRRSKCIHCFRHTFACNYLLKGGSPLALMHILGHSSLTMVNRYSQWVAQIVATNDYRKTFDRPNVNI is encoded by the coding sequence GTGATTGATAGTCCTAATATCCTATACAGAGACGATATCAATGAAGCTATTATACCTAGTGTGGGAGCTAAAAGGCAATCAAACGTAGAGGATATCACTATGCTCATTGAACAGTGGAAGACTGCTAAGTTGTCTGAGGGTGTGCTTCCTGAAACGATTCGTAAATACGAGCCCGTACTGCGATGGTTTATCGACTACCTGCAGGCTAACAATAAAACTAAACCCACAAGACAGGACGTGGAAGGGTTTTTATCATCACTCCGCCAACGCCAACCGTCGTTATCGGATTACCGGATCAGAAATTATTGGGTTAGCCTTAGCTCATTTTATACTTGGGCTGAGTCAGCAGGATTACTCAAGTCCAATCCAATGAATGGAGTAAAGGCTCCTAAACTACCCAAAAATGCTATTGAAATCTACACATCTGAAGAGATCGAGAGGCTGCTCAAAGCATGTGCCAACGCTCGCGATAGGATGTTGATAACGATGTATCTTAATACTGGAGCTAGGGCCACTGAACTATTAGAAGCGAACATTGATGAACGGTGCTTGGCCCATCATGCGATAAAACTCCAAGGTAAAGGAAATAAAGAACGCATTATCCCTTTTAACGGGGAATGCACGATGGCGCTAACTAATTATTTCGCGCATGGTCCCCATGAGCCCATCGGTTATCAAGGATGCCTTCACATGCTTTATCGAACGTTTGATGCAGCGGGTGTGCGGAGAAGGAGTAAATGTATCCATTGCTTTCGCCACACCTTCGCGTGTAATTATCTACTCAAAGGGGGCAGCCCTTTAGCCTTGATGCATATTCTCGGTCATAGTTCCTTAACAATGGTGAACCGATATAGTCAATGGGTTGCTCAGATCGTAGCTACCAATGATTACCGCAAGACCTTTGACAGACCAAATGTAAATATTTGA